In the Malus domestica chromosome 16, GDT2T_hap1 genome, one interval contains:
- the LOC103404076 gene encoding F-box protein At5g07610-like isoform X2, with the protein MVSLCLTGNFLNDPLPAAEAVALNQDLVTLILVRLPVKSLLRFKCVSKQWLCLISSQNFYSRHRSLSSACILLSRIPSLISHLSLNCSSSEQPFSSLDFIDDSAGVKLLQSINGLVLGCSFYKLGKTISYYVCNPSTRQFSILRPPNTKGHDSKGRNSFATILGVYLAFDPSKSSHYQVVSVQNCSSSEASDHYQIQIYASETRTWRVSRSPFMAPSDMVFENGVLWNGAIHWISPTGATLCFDINQERFGSMPSPPSGEHWGTRRFKYFGESGGHLHLVEVYGPSITQFQVFELERDYSRWIPKYQIDISPIIDAFPEMVRNYLHPHPYDSPFYAFVLLFVLETEEGSSLLLYIPGTNREHATVT; encoded by the coding sequence ATGGTGTCTCTTTGTCTCACTGGCAACTTTCTCAATGATCCATTGCCTGCAGCTGAGGCAGTAGCTTTGAACCAAGACCTCGTCACATTGATCCTGGTACGCCTGCCGGTGAAGTCACTTCTCCGCTTCAAATGTGTCTCCAAGCAGTGGCTCTGTCTCATCTCCAGCCAAAATTTCTATAGCCGCCACCGCAGTCTTTCCTCTGCATGCATCCTCTTGTCTCGAATTCCCAGCCTCATCAGTCACCTATCTCTCAATTGCAGCAGTTCAGAGCAACCCTTTTCGTCTCTTGACTTCATTGATGATTCAGCAGGTGTTAAGTTACTGCAGTCCATAAATGGCCTGGTCCTGGGGTGTAGCTTTTACAAGTTGGGAAAAACTATTAGTTATTATGTCTGCAACCCTTCAACAAGGCAATTCTCGATTCTTCGTCCACCTAATACCAAGGGTCATGATTCCAAGGGTCGTAATTCGTTCGCAACTATTTTAGGTGTTTATTTAGCTTTTGATCCATCCAAATCATCTCACTACCAAGTCGTCAGCGTTCAAAATTGCTCCTCATCAGAAGCAAGTGATCACTACCAAATTCAGATATACGCATCCGAGACTCGAACTTGGAGGGTTTCCCGATCTCCCTTTATGGCCCCATCCGATATGGTGTTTGAAAATGGCGTGCTTTGGAATGGTGCAATACATTGGATTAGCCCAACAGGAGCTACATTATGTTTTGATATCAATCAAGAGCGCTTCGGATCAATGCCTAGTCCTCCATCAGGCGAGCATTGGGGTACAAGAAGGTTCAAGTATTTTGGGGAATCTGGTGGGCATTTGCACCTAGTTGAAGTTTATGGTCCAAGCATCACTCAATTCCAAGTCTTTGAATTGGAGAGAGATTACTCAAGGTGGATTCCCAAGTACCAAATCGACATTTCTCCGATCATCGATGCATTTCCGGAGATGGTTAGAAACTACCTTCACCCCCATCCCTATGATTCTCCTTTTTACGcgtttgttttactttttgtcCTAGAAACTGAAGAGGGCTCATCATTGTTG
- the LOC103404077 gene encoding phospholipase A2-alpha isoform X3: MVFNKSLKFVLAPSFLVLYFNSINLHALNIGVQATDASVVLSKDCSRECESEFCTVPPFLKYGKYCGLLYSGCPGEQPCDGLDACCMKHDNCVQSKNNDYLSSECSQTFLNCMAEFKNKRGKTFKGNKCHVEDVVEVITLVMEAALVAGRYLHKP; this comes from the exons ATGGTTTTTAACAAGTCACTGAAGTTTGTTCTTGCCCCCTCTTTTCTTGTCCTGTATTTTAATTCCATTAATTTGCATGCCCTTAACATTGGTGTCCAAGCCACAGATGCCTCCGTTGTTCTG AGTAAAGATTGCAGCAGAGAATGTGAGTCAGAGTTCTGTACAG TGCCTCCATTTTTGAAATATGGGAAGTATTGTGGGCTTTTATACAGTGGATGCCCAGGGGAGCAACCCTGTGATGGCCTTGATGCATGTTGTATGAAGCATGATAACTGCGTTCAATCCAAAAACA ATGACTATCTAAGCTCAGAGTGCAGCCAAACGTTCCTAAATTGCATGGCAGAGTTCAAAAACAAAAGAGGGAAAACGTTTAAGGGGAACAAATGCCATGTTGAGGATGTTGTGGAAGTTATAACCCTTGTCATGGAGGCTGCTTTAGTTGCTGGAAGATATCTCCATAAGCCTTAA